The following are encoded in a window of Candidatus Zixiibacteriota bacterium genomic DNA:
- a CDS encoding heavy metal translocating P-type ATPase, with protein sequence MNNYSKQFDIDIAEDSPFIQADELHRQIESLSGIEDVRVDTEKRRITFRTRAGEKYSDDINQVLDELNRLGLKMKITHESVEIFNMHCAGCTATIENGLKKIPGIIDARINFATQTGEIDFLENFYSHKSLVGDIKEIGYQAALLDSEVDESLRGQKYRWELIIAIICSSLIFALHFGQHILNLFSLPFSVAVIIQLILVLPVMYSGRIFFIDAYNQLLHKRANMNSLIALGSGSALVYSLFVGLRYFLDGNTEPMPVYFETTAMIITFIMIGRYLEEKATHEARDAALGMASLLPRTVIRIEESGDEKKIPLDELIIGDTVLIRAGQSIPADGVIITGEATIDESLLTGESLPVDKKAADNVIGGTVNTTGGFKMMVTKAGNGTVLDRMIHLVREAQGKKAPIQKMADKVAGIFVPIIIVISFLTLVVWLLLKPGSVMALTAPVAVLLVACPCALGLATPTAILVATGRAARLGVLFRDGNVLERFSKANCFIFDKTGTLTKGHPIVEKVTVAETVGERGLSEQELIQWAASAEQFSEHPLAQAIRERARKDGSKLIEPEDHTYLPGQGISSLIKGRKVIVGKLEYLIEQGMPEGIADQFKKSDDNQGSSVIHVAVDIEYKGSIILSDAVKKDAPEVISYLKDLHNEVILLTGDNYKSARAAAAKIGISHVEAEAKPKTKLATIETLKRTGYVTAMVGDGVNDAAALVAADIGVSLGTGTDIAVKSSDITITGKSLKAILTAYEISKSTLRIIKQNLFWAFFYNIIMIPIAAGILYPFGISMSPIFAAVAMALSSIFVVTNSLRLKKLKPILKESVSS encoded by the coding sequence ATGAATAACTATTCAAAACAATTTGATATCGATATTGCTGAAGATAGTCCATTTATTCAGGCCGACGAACTACACCGGCAAATCGAAAGCCTGTCCGGTATCGAGGACGTGCGCGTTGATACTGAAAAAAGGCGAATTACGTTTCGAACCCGAGCGGGCGAAAAATACAGCGATGATATCAATCAAGTTCTTGATGAACTCAATCGCCTGGGACTGAAAATGAAGATTACTCATGAATCGGTTGAAATATTCAATATGCATTGCGCCGGATGCACCGCGACGATTGAAAATGGACTCAAGAAAATCCCCGGTATAATCGATGCCCGAATAAACTTCGCGACCCAGACGGGGGAGATCGATTTTCTTGAAAATTTCTATTCCCATAAATCTCTGGTCGGGGATATAAAAGAGATTGGCTACCAAGCGGCTCTTTTGGATAGCGAAGTAGATGAATCCCTCAGGGGCCAAAAATATCGGTGGGAATTGATAATCGCGATAATCTGCTCGTCTTTGATTTTCGCTCTGCATTTTGGCCAACATATCCTTAACTTATTCAGCCTTCCTTTTTCGGTGGCCGTTATAATTCAATTGATACTGGTTCTGCCGGTCATGTATTCAGGACGAATATTTTTCATTGATGCCTATAATCAATTGCTCCACAAACGGGCCAATATGAACAGTCTTATCGCCCTCGGCTCGGGCAGCGCCCTTGTATATTCTCTTTTTGTGGGTTTGCGGTATTTTCTGGATGGAAATACCGAACCGATGCCCGTTTATTTTGAAACTACAGCGATGATCATCACCTTTATTATGATCGGGCGTTATCTTGAAGAGAAGGCCACCCACGAAGCCCGCGATGCCGCGCTCGGCATGGCTTCTCTGCTTCCCCGGACAGTAATCCGCATTGAGGAGTCCGGCGATGAGAAAAAAATACCGCTTGATGAACTCATAATTGGTGATACCGTTCTTATTCGAGCCGGTCAGTCCATCCCGGCCGACGGAGTTATAATAACCGGAGAAGCGACAATCGATGAATCCCTGCTGACCGGTGAGTCTCTTCCGGTTGATAAAAAGGCGGCCGATAATGTCATCGGCGGAACGGTTAATACTACCGGCGGGTTCAAAATGATGGTAACAAAAGCGGGAAACGGAACCGTACTTGATAGAATGATTCATTTGGTCCGAGAAGCACAGGGCAAGAAGGCTCCGATACAGAAAATGGCCGATAAAGTCGCCGGAATATTCGTTCCCATAATAATTGTGATATCATTTTTGACTTTGGTGGTTTGGCTCCTATTAAAGCCCGGTTCGGTAATGGCGTTGACGGCTCCGGTAGCGGTTTTACTGGTAGCCTGTCCGTGTGCTCTGGGTTTAGCGACACCGACGGCTATTCTCGTCGCGACCGGACGTGCAGCCCGTCTAGGCGTGCTATTTAGAGACGGGAATGTTCTCGAGAGATTTTCAAAAGCCAACTGTTTTATCTTCGATAAAACCGGAACGTTAACCAAGGGACATCCAATCGTTGAAAAAGTAACGGTTGCCGAAACTGTAGGCGAGAGAGGCCTGTCGGAGCAGGAATTGATTCAATGGGCGGCTTCGGCCGAGCAATTCTCCGAACATCCGCTGGCTCAAGCCATCCGCGAACGGGCGCGTAAAGACGGCAGCAAATTAATAGAACCAGAAGATCACACATATCTTCCCGGTCAGGGTATCTCATCGTTAATTAAAGGCAGAAAAGTCATTGTAGGTAAGTTGGAATATTTAATTGAGCAGGGTATGCCGGAAGGAATCGCGGATCAATTTAAGAAATCCGATGATAATCAAGGGTCGTCGGTAATACACGTCGCGGTGGATATTGAATATAAAGGCTCCATAATACTATCGGATGCCGTGAAAAAGGATGCGCCCGAAGTTATCAGTTATCTCAAGGACTTACACAATGAAGTGATTTTACTAACCGGGGATAATTATAAATCGGCCAGGGCGGCCGCCGCCAAAATCGGTATTAGTCATGTCGAAGCTGAAGCGAAACCGAAAACAAAACTGGCTACGATAGAAACTTTGAAACGCACCGGGTATGTGACGGCCATGGTCGGTGACGGAGTAAATGACGCGGCTGCTTTAGTGGCGGCCGATATTGGAGTATCATTGGGAACGGGAACCGATATTGCCGTTAAATCATCGGATATCACTATTACCGGCAAATCCTTGAAGGCTATCCTGACTGCCTACGAAATTTCAAAATCGACTTTGAGAATTATAAAGCAGAATCTATTCTGGGCGTTTTTCTATAATATAATCATGATTCCCATCGCCGCGGGGATATTATATCCATTTGGGATAAGTATGTCGCCTATTTTTGCGGCCGTGGCGATGGCGTTATCGTCTATTTTTGTGGTGACAAACTCCCTGAGGCTAAAAAAACTCAAACCGATCTTAAAAGAATCGGTATCTTCATAG